The Nycticebus coucang isolate mNycCou1 chromosome 10, mNycCou1.pri, whole genome shotgun sequence sequence ttgatAGATGTTCTAGTCCTTCTGCTTTGGAGAGTCACTGAGTAAAGTTTAAAGATGGAGTAATACCTATTTTTACTGTAAAACTAATTATTTTCAACTTTTGTAATATGAAGACTCCACAGCGTGGCTTAAACACAGGCAGTGCACGGAAGTCTGCTCCTGCTGGGGAGATGTCACACCGTTAGGAGGCTAGCTCTCCTGTGGTTCTCTCTGGGGAACTGTCTATATTTATTTCCCAGAGCTGTCTAACAAACTACCACAGATGTGGTGGCTTACGACAACAGAAATGTCTTCTCTGCAGGCAGATGTCCAAGCCCAGGGAGTCAGCTGGCTGCATGCACAGTCCCCGAAGGCTGTGGGAGAGAATTCTACCTCCTCCCAGTTCCTGGTGGCTTTAGGTGGCCATAGTCTCCGCCTCTGTCTTCATGTGGCCTTCCCTCTATGTTTTTTCCCATTTGGACTTGTAGGGATACCAGTCACTGGGTTCAGGACACCACACCCTTCCGattaatccaggataatcttatCTTGAGATCCCTAACCTGGTCACATCTTTCCAAACACAGTCACAGTCATAGGTTCTGGGAGTTAGGACCTGGACCTGGACATGTCTTTTAGGAGGCCACTGCTCAGCCTACTCCCTTCTACTGCAGCCAACCAGAAAGGGAGAGAGTGTGAGGGGACACCCACTGGGGGCTATGGCCCAAGTTTGGGTGAGCACAGACTTTCCACTCACTCCAGTGGATGGAGCTCAGTCATACAGGGGCTGGAGGCTATTGTCAAGCTGCATGTCCAGAACTAACAGAAGAAAATGGACTTGGCACTTCCTTAGACACACTCCCTAACCTCCTGTCTGGGGTTATTACCAGTAATTCCTTGTGGCTTCGTAGAACTACCAGGTGAGAATCACATAGTCACAAAACCTGCCTATGGGCAGGGCTGCCACATGCCACAGGATAGCCCTCCTGAGCTCCCGTGGTGTGGGAGGCAAGTGCTTCTGAATAACCAAGGAACCCTggtcttggggtccagatgttGCTCCAGCAGCAAAAGCAGTGGCTCTAGTGTTACAGAATTGGTGCCGACACGACCACATCACTGGCGATGAGTGGACCATCCTGTGTTCATGTTTCATTATGGCTTGTGGGAAATGGCCCTCTCTGGGGGGGATGGTGACTGTGGGGGAAGTCTTGAGGGACAAGGCGTATATGGGAAACCTCTGCACCTGTCTCTCAAgtttgctatgaacctaaaactgctctaaaaaatatagTCTGTTGGGGAGACGCACATGGAATGGTGCTCACACTCCAACCCCATCCCGGCCGTTCGGCGCATGTTTTGGGGGTCGGAGTGTCTTGGGGTGTAGCAAGGTACAGTGGTTTACTGTCTATAATGTATCCTAGACTTCCCGACCCATTCCTGGGAATGTCATCTTATAATCAAACACACAGGCATCTTTGAGGAGCGAATTTAGGAATATTCACACTGTCAACTTTCATAATGTGATGACCTTAGGCAGCCTCACATCTGTTCAGGTTGGGTTTTGCTCCCAAATGAATAACAAAAATCTTTCAGCTTTCCAAATTCATTATGAGATTGGGACCCACTGGATTTCCTCAGGGGCAGTTTGAAGCATCCCTCCAGCTGTGGTCCCTATGCCCAGCCTGTCTCATGTCACCAGGGATCGCAGCTGCCACATACTGCCCTGTCTGAGGACAGGTGTATGGCCACCCAGGAAAACTTAGAACACAGTGAGGAATTGCTTAAGAGACACACACCAGACCCCTAGAATTAATATTTGTAGGTGTGTTAAGGAACCTGCAAATGTTGACATTTTTAACACTCCAGAGATCTGTCTGACCCAGCTTCCCACTCATAACTCACACAGCAAACGCAGTCCAAGCCTGTACTGCTTCTGGTTTCCAGAGGCTGAGCAGCTGCTGAGTAAAATTGGTTAGTCTACTGCCAACTGCCTTTAAAATAAAGTCTGTGCTCAAACAATCTGTTCTCCAGTGTGCGGCAGTGCCGTCTCAGGGCGTTATGGGTGACCTCAAAGCCTGGGCCTCCTGTAAAAATGCAGAGGCTGCCTCTGCAGGCTCAGGCATGGCCTGAGATTCTGTATCCCTAAGAAGCTACCAGGATTGCTGCTACCTCCGCTGAACAGCAAGGCTGTAAAGGACTCCTGGTCCCTGTACTTCCAGTCCTTCCAGGGACTTGGTGTCCAGTAGCCATTTCAGAGAGTGCCAGTAACCAGCGTTCACCATCCAAGCCTTGAGGCGAGACCAAACCAGGGAGCACTAAGCATGGAAACAAAAGGTGACCTCAAATAAAACTGGTGATGTGCCTTATGGTGAAGGAGCTACAGGCAACTGATGTGGCAAAAAGTCCCAAACATGAGAACTAAAGGAGGAGCTGTCTTCTTGAGTCGAAGGCAGGGAGATGCTCTCAAGACCAGAGGGAGACGCCCGGGGTTGGGGGAGACTGACATCTGAAGGGCTGCGTGGCAGGTCCGCCTTGGCTCTGACTGACAGCTAACGTGCTGTGTTGCTTCCCTATTTCAACATTTATGGAGGCAAGGAAGATAAAGTGGTTTCCCAACATAAGGAAGCATCATCACCATTACCAGCTGACATCCCCAGGAAGAGCCCACCTCCTCTGCTTTGCCCAGGATCTCACAAGTCTAATCCTGTTAAGGGGAAACAAGCAGAGACACtcaacagagagaaaggaacttgcTAATATTTATTCATGAAGATTTATTTCTCTGCCTTCCATTCTACAGGCACAGGACGAGCAGCCATCTGACCCTGCGtcactggggtggggggaaatgCCCATCTGTCCAGGTCCCTGCCCTCTCCTGCTCCCTGTCGCCCAGCCATCACACAGATGGCCACCACTGCTTACAAATGGATATGTCCAAAGAAACCCATTCCCTAAAACTTCTCCAGATACTAAgtgccagcccaggcctgcattGGAAACTCCACCCCCGGTCCTGGCTTCTCTTTGCACAGCCTGTTAGCTCAAATGCCTGTGTCTCTTCTGCTGctaaatgaaagataattttttttgtttgtttattgttcaAGACATTTATTACTAACACAAGTGCGGGCCAACTGGCCATGGTTTCACATTCTAACAAATCCAGACATTTGTGTTTTTTGTAATTTGTTGTTCAAAATTCACAAATATCTAAACTAGTGTGGTAACTGCAGGAAGGTCATAGTCTCACACTCGTTAAGCTAAATATAAACCAAGGCAATGAAAAAAGgcatattttaatttgaaaagtcAATTTCTCTTCTCACCTAAAAAAGGAACAGTTTTTGGTTCCACAAACTAGTTGGTCTGTCTAAATTCTTTCTGGGAAAATAGTCCTGTGCTAAACTTCAGCTCCTggttccccacccccagcctccaaaATATACCCAGCAACCTGGGAGGCCTGTGTGTGAGGTCAGACTTCTCCTGTTCACTCTGCATGGCACCACTTTGCCAAAGACAGAAGCTGCTTTCCAACTTAGAGTTGACGCGTCAGAAGAAAAGGTAGGGACTGGACAAATCCCTTATTTTGCCCAGGATTGCTGTGTGCTGCTGGCCTTCATCCTGAGGGCCAAGGCCAGAGGCCCTGCAGGGCCCTTCCTCTGGAGCCCTGGCCTCATGCCATGCTCAGCGGGTTGGCCACACGGCCCAAGAAGTGAATGGCTCTGGAGTCGCGCTCGTACACAGCAAACAGGAACGGGCTGCTCAGGGTCAGTTCCAAGACCTCAGGCCCATTGGGCTGCTGGGCAGACTCTGTGGGCTGGTCTCCATCATCGGCTTTGAGTTCGAAAAGAATGCTGTTCATCACCTGCAAAGCAGTGACATGGGGATGGCACCCAAGGGCCCAGGGGGCTGTGCTGCTGCCCTGAGGAGGAGGTTTGTCCAGCTCAGCAGTGCCTGTCCCTCAGGGTAGGCAAAGGTGCATGCCCCTCACACCCTCAGGCCTCCATTCTCCACCTTGCTAGTCAGGGCAGAATTCCTGGTGCCTCTTCTGCGGCCTACCAGCACTTAGCTGACTTTGCACAGAGGGCTCATGCCTTGCTGGGTGAACCCGCCTCCTCCCCAGCACCGAGCATGGTGCCTAGTGCAGCAGGTGTGTCTGGTGATCACAGTGTGCATCGTCCCATGTGGCAGAGGGGAGGTCTGTTATTGCTAAGGATTCCCTGTGGAAGGGGTTTGGGCCGGGGATGCTCACTTTCCTTATCCCAGGCTGAGCAGGCTGCAGAACACACGCAAGGCAGGAGCAGAAGCTATGCACTGTCCCTGGAGGGCTCCAGAAAGCTCTGGCCCCTTCTCTCCCATCCTTGGCCCtattctcctctccctcctaccCCACCGGCCTGCCTGGTGCTTCCTCCATGTCCTCCCATTGGCATCTCCCACTCTGTGAGACACAGATACCAACTCGCACAGCACCTTCCCCACTCTGAGGTTGGCGTCACTGATTTTGCCCAGGGTCGCCTTGGTGCCCAGCAGGGTGGGCAGCTTGGCCTGGGAGAGCAGGTCCTGCAGGTCGTGGGATCCTTGTAGCTGCAGCTTGGGCATGGTCAGGCGGATAACCCTGGAAGACAAGGCACAGTCAGAAAAGTTACAAAGAGCTCCCATAGGGAGTTTCCCTGCCACACGGGGAAGCCAGGCCCACCTTGCCCCTGTCCCTGAGGAAGggaacatttgtttttctcaccCAACTAGGTCATCTCACCCttgggaaaaaaatagcaaaaaatacactaaaaaaagTTTACATCGTTTGAAATACTACAAGAGGGACGCAGAACATGATCTCAGGTCATTAACTGTGAAGGATTGTCTGTTCTTTGGTccctcttgtttttaattttttttttttttgagacagagtctcactatgttgtcctcagtagagtgctgtgacattacagctcacagcaacctcaaactcttgggcttaagtgattctcttgcctcagcctcctgagtagctgggactccaggcacctgccacaacacctgggctattttttgttgttgttgttgcagttgtcattgttgttttagcaggccctgggtgggctcgaacccaccagcctcagtgtaggtggccggcaccctactcactgacctatgggtgccaagccagtttcttctgtttttagacTGGTTCTGTTGAAGATGTGTTACGTGGATAATTTTAACAATGCTGTTGTCTAAAATAATGCAGCACGTCTCACTAGTACCGCTCAACAGTACTTGTGATGGCAAGACACCTACGGAAAGGGAGTGCCATCCTCTTTGCTAAGCACATTGCTGCGTCAGTTGCGTAGACTGTCATAGAGGGCCTGATGTCCCTGAGAGCCTATGGACATTTCCAGGGACACACCAAAACCTCACAAGAGCTAGCCGaacacccatgttcacagcagcagtgTTCACGGCAGGCAAAAGCTGGGTGCAaccccatgttcatggatggacGCACAGATGAACACAAAGTAGTCCATCCACTCAAGAAAACACATCCAGCCTTACAAAGCAAGAAACGCCAACATGGGCCACAACCTGGATGGACCTTGGTTGGGGACATCACAGGGGTGGCCAGGAGGTGGCAGGAAGTGAGTGGGGATTTAGTATTGAATAGGTACGGAGTTTCAATTTGGGAAGAGGAGAAATTTTGGAGGTGGATGGTGGTAACAGTTACAAGCAATGTGAGTGCAGCTACtgccacttaaaaatggttaagatggcaaattttatgtctattttaccataattaaacacacacacacacacttgaaaaAAGCAGAGTTGACATTAGGATGCCATTTGTGTCCCTTCATATCTGTCTTTGGGAGCAGATTTCTAGGCCTCGCTGACCTGGACCTGATATGCAGGTCATATCCAGTGATCCATTGGACTAAAGTGGCTATTTTTGTCAAGAGGAGTTAATGACACCTTTTTCCCATTACCCAGCCTCCAACAGGAGGGTGGTGGAGTGGAGGGGAACCCTGCTGAGAAAGCCCCCAGCCAGGTCTTAGAGTGGCCCAGGCTGTCCTGGGGGGCTGTTGCAGGACACTCCTGTGTGCTGCATGTCCATGGATGTGGGGGCCACAGGTGCCCTCCCGAGAGGGGACTGCAAtgttctctctccctccaaaACTGGCCAGTAAATAAGTACAGGGAAAGCATTCCTGCTCACCTCCATTACCTTGCCTGCACCTGGAAGGCAGATGTCAGCTCAAGAGCTCTGTGGATGGCCGGAGAGATGATGACAGACACACAGTTCTCCTTGCCAGAGCAAGGCCCCAAGGCTCAGCACACGCCAGCACATGTGTCCACCCACCCTGACAAATGGACAGCGCAGCACCCCTACTGTCCAGGGAGCCCCCCAGGTGCCTACCGGGGAGACAGGTTCTTCATCCAGCTGGAGAAGTCATGCTGGAAGGCGAGGGCCTCCACCTTATCCAGGTCGGATGCAGAGCAGGGCCGGACCAGCAGCAGGCAGGCGCTCTCACCCAAGGGCACTCCAGTCACCGAGAAGTTGTTCTGGGTGTCACTCCAGTGCTGGAATGTGCCCATGCCCGAGAGCATGGGGACAGACACTGAGGTGCTATTGTTCACCCAGAACTCCTGATGTCCAGCCAGCAGGGAGAAGCCTTTCACTTTCCCTGAAACCCAGATGAGGAGGGTAAGACTCAGTGGGGCAGGGCAATACCAGGGTCTGGCTGACACCAAGGCCCCTCTCCTGCCCTctgtcctgcttcagcctccttccCGGTCCTACTCCAGGCCACTCCACACTCTCCTGGCCACAGGACCTCCCCAGCCCCAGAGTCTTCTGCAAAATGCAGCATCTGAGCTCACTAAGGCAGGAGACAGAGTGTGCCTATCAACTGCAAGAGACACAGGGTGTGCCCGGCACTGGGGCTGAGATTCCACATCTGTCACCTGAAGGAACTAGCCCACTAGCACCCAACCTGATAACCTCAACTCCAAATCTGTCCTGGCCTGAAGTCTGTCGTTTGCCAcacttgccttttctttttctttctttcttttcttttttttttttgaaacagagtctcactttgttgccctcagtagagcgctgtggtgtcacagctcacagtgacctcagactcttgggcttaagcgattctcttgtctcagcctcccaagtagctgggactacaggtgcttgccacaacacccagctattttttttgttacagtttggccagggcccccggggctggaaccctactcactgagccacatgctaCTCAGACTTgccttttcttaaataaatgttttttagaaCGGCTTTAAGGTTATAGCAAAACTGAACAGAGTGTGCAGGGCTCCCAGCCCACCTGCCCCAACAAGGCACAGCCTCCCCTGACCAACATCTCCCACCAGAGTGGCCCACTTGTTACTATCAGTGACCCTGTACTGACACACCATTGTCCCAGAACCCATACTCTATGTGAGGTTGGATAGCTGCAGGGCGATGAGCATCCACCACACAGTGCTCCACAGACCTGGAGCTCTGCCAGGGAGTCCTTGGTGCATCTCAGTACCAGGCCCAGCTGTGAAAGAAACTGCTGGCAGCCCTCTGGTCCCCATACAGAGCCAGTCACACAGGCTCTGTGGATAAGGGCTGCATTTCTCAGCAGCTCCTGCCACTATGGACAGGGTTTGCAGTAGGACTTGGGGGCAAGTGCCAGCCCTCTGTCTGCCCTCCCACTCACAGGGCTGTAGACAAGGTGGGGATCTCGGATGGAGCCACCATGGCAGAACCCAGCATGGTCCCTGGACACATCCTCACAGCCATGCCCTGCCCATCCTCAAGCCTGGCCTCCTTAGCTCAGCTACATTTGGACACTGGGACCACAGAGACATAGAACTGCCACCCTTTGGCACTGACCTGGGGCCAGGGTGGATGAAAGGGTTGGCCTTACCTTGGAAGTGGACATAGGTGTTGAAGAGCAGGGTGCTATCTGCTTGGACTCCCGCCAGGCTGCTCATCTTCCACCCTGTCACAGCCTGCATGAACCTATCTATTTCTGCAGCAGCAAGATCTGGGTCCGAGGAGAGGTCTACAGAGCGAGGGAGGACAATGGGGGTGAAGAGCTCCAGGCCCTGAACGAATGTCTGCTTCAGACTCAGGCTCAGGTCAGTGAACAGGCCCACTACTGTGGACAGCAGCAGCTGGGCCTGGccgtcagccccaccctgggccaCCAGCAAGCCCTGGACTGCCTGCAGGGCAGAGAGGACCTTGTGCCCATCCAGGCGGGAGGTGCAGTCCTGGTCCTCCCCAGGGACACCCAGGAGTGCCTGGAGCCTGTGGGCTGTGGGATCCATGGCTCCCAGATAGAAAGAGGCCAGGGTGCCAAAGAGAGCCATTGGGGAGAGCACGCCAGCCCCGCCAGCGGTGTTGCATGTGTCGCTCAGTGCCTTGTACATGCGGAAGCCCAGGAAGTTAGCCAGCATCCCAATCATTGCAGCCCTCTGCTTGTCCTCAGCCTCCAGCTTCTCCACAGTCAGCACCAGCTGATGGTGCAAGGTCTCCTCATCCACCGGTGCTGTGTTGGTCTGAATTGGGGTGGGTGTGAAGGTTGGTTCTTTGAGTGTCTCTGCATTAGATTTCCCCAGCTGCTCACAGCTGCTCTTGGTGTAGACAAGGAGATGGAAGGGATGTATATACACACGGTCTCCAGCAGCCAGGCCAGCCCAGGCCACAAGGCAGAGGACAATGGCCCTCACGGCTATGCCAGCAGAAGCCATTTCTGACCAGGGCACTCGCTCCTTCATACCCTGAAATATCATTTTGGGAAGGGGAAAAGGTGATTAATAAGTAACCACTAAGAGCCCTCTAGCCAGACTTCCAGTCGTTCCACTGTCCCCTGTACCATTCAGCCCAATAGAAATCCATCACGCTGCAAACAATGAAGAGAAGAAATGGGGGCAAACTTCCAGGGAAATTATCTGACCCAAGTGCAAAGTGCACTGTTATAGGTTGAATCATGCCCCCTCTGCCCCCTTATCTCACAAAATTCGTAATGTAGAAGTCCTAGTCCTCAGGACTACAAGGGGAGATGGGACTTTTAAAGAGGTggttaaattaaaatgaggtcattagggtagGCCCTAATTTACTGTGAACAGTTTCCTTTTCAGAAGAGGAGACTAGGACGCTGATAGAGagttgaggacacagggagaagacagccatctgcaagccaggaagagaggcctcAGGAAAAACGGACGCTGTCTACATCTTGATCTTCTGTTTCCAGCCTCCACAATCATGAGACAATTAATAAACTTCTGTGGTTGAAGCCCCAAGTCTGTGGCACTGAGCATGAGCATGAACCCATGGCTGTAAGTTTCCCTTTAGGACTCAAGCCTGTGCTGGTCACTAGATGTTTGTATAGACCTCCCACCCCTTGAGAAGATAAATGGTGTGGCCTGGGAATGGGCTTTTTACTTTCCAGAACTTGGCTTGAACTTCCCTCGCGTCTCAAACCCAAAGCAACTCTCAACTTTTCCCACATGGCATAGCCCCGACGTGGAGTGACAAACCCACCCACTGGAGGCATGCCCCCCACCAGGGCCTGGTGTAGATGTTTTTTTTGGAAACTTCTCAGGTCACTCTGATATAGAGATGGATTTAGATCCCCTGCTCCTCTGCCCCAGGCACAGGTCACCAGGGTGGGCCAGGGGAGCTCTGGCACCTGCTTCTTGGAAGCCCTCTTCCCTAGCCCGCATTGTCCCTCACAGCACACCAGGATGGAGCCCAGGAGCCCTGTTAATTTGTCCCATCTGACTCTGCTCCCTGGAGGGGTGAATGCTCATTCCCTCGGTTCCTTCAGTTTGAATGATTTGTGCCACATCTCACTCATTTCCCATATAGGGGTGGACTGCAATACCAGTCATTTCTCAGCTTTCCtgtccctgcctctctctttACCCCTTCCCCCTGTACTGGTCAGGGCTTTCTTGGAGCTGTGGTCCAAGGTGTCTAGGTCCAGGCCTGGGGTCCAAGGCCACCTTGGTGTCTACATTGTCCTGTCTCCCCTGAACACACACAGCTACTTCCCTTGCAATGCACCAGGCTGGTAACCTGTACTTGCCCTCAACATGGAGCAACAGCTCAAATGCATGGTGTGCTTCGTGCCGCTCTGGGGACTTTGACTTCTGACCTCAACTGCAGTctcacctgccctccccaccatTCGATTCCATCCACCATTCTCATGCAAAGTCATGTGACATGGAAAATAGGAACAGGAAAGTCCCCCTCCTCCTCGCAGGCCTTTCTGTGCAGACAAGCCTAGGTTGGCAGTTCATGCCTGATCTGGACAGCCACACCAGTTCCGCAGCAGGGGAAACCTATGGGAACCAGCTGGGGGGTGAGGGCCTGGTCTAATAGGCACCCCTAGGCCTGGGTTTGGATGATGCAAGTAGCTGCACCCACTCCCTGTCTTGCTCCAGTGCATACCGGTTATAGGTGTGTAGGCAGCAGGGTCTGGAGCGTAATGTGGCATGCCTGACCCCTTCCTGCCTTTCCCCTACTTCACCtctccttcccagcctcccctgctctttctctttccttcttgtgGCTCCTAAAGGCTGATGGTGAAGGTGACAGCTCATGCTTCTGTGACACCTACCACTCGTGGGGCACTCCTCTGAGCACTTGTCTTATACCAATCTGCCTGGTCTTCACAACAGCCCTCATCTCCTCCCTGCAATGTTCCCTGCCAGGCTGGGTCCTGCCAACTCTCTTATCCTGCTCAGTTCTCTCCTCTTGTTCAGGTCTGCATGCCTAGCTGGGTGTTGGCTGTGCTCCGTGTTTCATCTGCTTCCTCCCATGCAAACATAAAACCCTTGGGGGCAGGTTTGTGCCTTCAATTTCTCTGAGACAGCTACATTCCCAAGAGAATATCTGGGACATAGTAAGTCCTGGATATGTGCGTGTCAAGTGAATTAGTTGATGGTGTTTTGCAGAGGCACAGAGGGGTACAGTGACTCACCTGAGATCACACAGTGAGTAAGAGCCAAAACTCAAACCAAGACCTGCCCCCCATAGTCTGACTTGTCCACATGCTTAAGCCCCAATTTATACTGccttgaaaaaataagaatatacctTTTTAGCTTATACTGAAGTTTAGAAACACCCTGTGTTATATTAGTTCTCTTGAGAGAGGGGGACTGGGCATTGCTATTAGTCCcgttttatagatgagcaaatGGGCAGAGCCGGGTAGCGTGTCTCAGGGGAGGGCAGGCTGATTACCTGacccaacctgccagcccctgcttGCTCTGGCCTTGCTATTCCTTCTTATGGTAAGAGGGCCTGGTGGACTCTTGGCCACCGTGACTCTGCTCCTATGCCTAACCCTCCATGCGAAGGCTCTcctgagagagacagggagaagggGCTGAGTGGGCTCCCACCTTACCTTCCACTGTGGTCCACAGGACAAAGCAGCCTCTTCCCTGGCTGGTCTACCGAGGCCCTATTTATATTCGAGGGGTGGAGATGGAGCTGTTCCCAGGCTATTCTGTGCACAGGCTGGGCGGGAGGCACTTGCATCACTTGGCCAGACCATAGGCCTCCAGGAGGATGAAAGCCAGAAGCAGTGCTTACCCTGGGACCCCTTCCAGGACGTCATGCTGATCGATGTAGCTTCACTGCTGAACAGAGTGAGCGGTGCAGGCTGGGTTACTCATTTACAGTAGTTTGCTGGAGTGAAGGCCACTGTTACCGGACATGGGAGCGTCCCCTGTGTTGTGTGATGATGTCCAACTGCCCAGGCCTTCTGACCCTTTGTGATGTGCTTTTTAGAAGCCACAGGATGGGCTGGCTTAAAGTGGGGCAGAGAGCGCACCAGGGGCAGAAGAGCTGAGCTCATGCAACCTGGGGCCGCTTCGACTCAACCCCAGACATGAGACCTTGGGAGGTTCCTAACAGCCATCAGGCTCCTACCCCTGCACTGGGAGAAACATACCATCAAGCAAAAAGCACCTTCTGGAAGCTTCCAATTTAGCTGTGGAGACAGATAAATAGCAACGACAGTGTGGCCAGGttgaaagacacaaacaaaatgcTTTCAGGCTATTGAAAGGAGGTAGGGCTGGAGAAGGGTTCAGGGAGGAATGTTACCAGAGCCACACCTTGAAGCATaagcatgtttttttcttttcctttttttttttttttgcagtttttgaccagggccggatttgaacctgccacctctggtatatggggccggtgccctattccttgagccacaggcaccgaagcATAAGCATGTTTGACTTAGAACTCAGAGGGGCTTTTGGCGGGAGAGGCTCGGGTGACCCTCACAAAGGGGCGAAGCATGTGTGGTGGCAGCAAAGACCAGGCCAAATTGCTGCCGCTGCTGCCAATGTCTGCCACCCACAGGGACAGCAGCAAAGTTCTGTGTTGTGCACCCTTCCCTACCAAGCCTATGGGTCCCAGAGTGCCAGGCCAAACTCTGGGAGGAAGCCTGATCAGCATCCTGATGCGGGAGGTGGGAACCTGTTCAGCATCCTGATGTGGGAGGTAGGGACCTTATGACAGAAGCCCTTGGACACCACACCTGCGAGGAGGGCATTGAGGCCTCTGGGTGAGGGACTGAAAGTGTCTGAGTAGCAGAGTGAGGCAGTGGCATGAAGCCAGAGCTCTGATGTGGTGAGAGGCAGGCTGGAGCGATCATGTAGGAAAGCTCGGCCATCGAGGTACCAACATCAGGAACTGAGAGCACAAGGGAGCCCAAAGCCAACAAGGGACACAGGAGGTAGAAGAGCTCAGAAGGTTctgtggtttggggatgatttgttgaaatctgatccccagtgttggagtgAGGCCTGGTAGGAGGTGTTTTGGCTCTGGGTGGATCTCTCATAAGGGGCTGGGTGTGTTCCTGGGAAACTGAGGGAGTTCTCACTCTTAGTTCCTGAATGAGATGATTACTAAAAAGAACCTggtgtctcctcctctctctgactTCCTCTCTCCCCACGTGATCTCCACACACACATGCTCCCCTACACCTCCCACCTTGAGTGGAAGTTctctgaagccctcaccagaagcaggtgCTGGTACCAGGTTTCTTGGATAACCTGCAGAGCCATGAGCCTAATACAcctcttctctttataaattactctgcCTCAGGTTTTCCTTTACAGCAATGCAAATGAGCTGAGAGGCAAAGAGCTTGACCTTGGAT is a genomic window containing:
- the AGT gene encoding angiotensinogen; translated protein: MKERVPWSEMASAGIAVRAIVLCLVAWAGLAAGDRVYIHPFHLLVYTKSSCEQLGKSNAETLKEPTFTPTPIQTNTAPVDEETLHHQLVLTVEKLEAEDKQRAAMIGMLANFLGFRMYKALSDTCNTAGGAGVLSPMALFGTLASFYLGAMDPTAHRLQALLGVPGEDQDCTSRLDGHKVLSALQAVQGLLVAQGGADGQAQLLLSTVVGLFTDLSLSLKQTFVQGLELFTPIVLPRSVDLSSDPDLAAAEIDRFMQAVTGWKMSSLAGVQADSTLLFNTYVHFQGKVKGFSLLAGHQEFWVNNSTSVSVPMLSGMGTFQHWSDTQNNFSVTGVPLGESACLLLVRPCSASDLDKVEALAFQHDFSSWMKNLSPRVIRLTMPKLQLQGSHDLQDLLSQAKLPTLLGTKATLGKISDANLRVGKVMNSILFELKADDGDQPTESAQQPNGPEVLELTLSSPFLFAVYERDSRAIHFLGRVANPLSMA